The following DNA comes from Cucumis sativus cultivar 9930 chromosome 7, Cucumber_9930_V3, whole genome shotgun sequence.
aataatactCCAATCCCTCTGTATTGGAATCCACGATCACAATTTTCGATAGTTGTTAAGAAATTTCATACGAAAGCAAAATTTGGAATTCAGTTGActctaaataatatataatcagAACAATGATGGATGGAATATTCGAAAATTTCGTTAAAATTAATCTTTCTTTGATTGAAATGGAGAGAAATTTACTCAGAAAATAATTACAGAAAGGCTTTGAATCTCAGACGACTTCGATCACTTTGAATTGGGAGAATTGGGAAGAATTTTCCTCCTTCCTTTCACGAagcaaaaacttcaaaaaccaaacaaagCTTCTCAAAATCCTAACGAAACCGATCGCTACGATAAGGTAATACAGAGCCAAACTGCAGAAATCCGCCATAGTTGGATCCATAAGAAGCTCCATCATGCTTTCCGTAACCATCGCCGGAGATTCAGCTTCATCTCTCAATCTCCACCACCATAATCCCCCAAAGCTCACCGCCATGACGATTTTTTCACTCCAATTCTCCTCCACCGGTGCTCCGAAAACGGTATCGTCAACCACCGGCTTCACCGCCACATTCGACCAATGAATCATCGCCGTATGCAGCCCTAGGAAGAACATCAACCGGCACCACAAACTTCCCCGCAACCCAAGACTGGATTCATCAATTACAATCGTCAATTCCTGACCGATCCCCAAGGCCATACCGATCTGTAACACACATAGAACGAACCAAGCCGCACTCAGACCAGAAGATTTCGAGGGAAGAATCGATTTACCGAACAAGTTATCGAGAAAAGCAGATATAGAAATAAAGGAAATGAGAGCTAATAGAAGAAGTCGATCGGCGGAGAGGATGGAAGGAAGAGGGCTCGAAAGAGGGAGAAAAGCGTGAAGATAGTGAGAATGAACGAGTCGGcagaagagaaggaaagaaattgGAAGGGAGAGTGAGAGGAGAGTGAGAGTGAAGAGATGAAAGAGCTTCTTGAAGAGAAAATTGGGATTTTGGGGCCATTTTTGAAACGCCATAGCCATAGCACTGAATTTGCAGAAGGAAATGAGGA
Coding sequences within:
- the LOC105436179 gene encoding uncharacterized protein LOC105436179 — translated: MAMAFQKWPQNPNFLFKKLFHLFTLTLLSLSLPISFLLFCRLVHSHYLHAFLPLSSPLPSILSADRLLLLALISFISISAFLDNLFGKSILPSKSSGLSAAWFVLCVLQIGMALGIGQELTIVIDESSLGLRGSLWCRLMFFLGLHTAMIHWSNVAVKPVVDDTVFGAPVEENWSEKIVMAVSFGGLWWWRLRDEAESPAMVTESMMELLMDPTMADFCSLALYYLIVAIGFVRILRSFVWFLKFLLRERKEENSSQFSQFKVIEVV